The region CCTCACTGACATTCAGTTGTAGGAGCCGCCGATGGGCGTCAATGGTAATCGAATCTCCCTCCTGCACAAGGGCGATCGTCCCACCAACTGCCGCTTCCGGCGCCACATGACCGACGACCATGCCATAGGTGCCTCCGGAAAAGCGACCATCGGTAATGAGGCCAACACTATCCCCTAAACCCGCACCAATAATGGCAGAGGTGGGAGCCAGCATTTCCCGCATCCCCGGACCGCCGACGGGGCCTTCATAGCGAATGACAATGACATCGCCGGGGTTGATCTTGCCCGCCAGAATGGCGTCAAGGCAGTCTTCCTCGGAGTCAAAGACGCGGGCAGGCCCGGTAATTTGGGGATTTTTCACCCCGGAGATTTTGGCTACAGCACCTTCGCTGGCTAGATTGCCCTTGAGAATAGCCAGGTGACCCGTGGCATACAAGGGTTGATCAAAAGGACGAATCACATCTTGGTTGGGGTCGGGGGTATCGGGCACATGCCGCAGCCGCTCGGCAATGGTTTCTCCAGTAATCGTTAGGCAATCCCCGTGGAGCAATCCGGCATTGAGGAGCATTTTCATGACTTGGGGAATGCCCCCTGCCCGATGTAGATCCGCAGTGACGTATTTACCCGAGGGCTTGAGGTCGCAGAGAACGGGCACCCGCTGGCGAATCGTTTCAAAATCATCAATGGTCAAGGGAACCTCGGCACTGTGGGCGATCGCCAGAAAATGCAGCACGGCATTTGTGGATCCCCCCACAGCCATAATCACACTGATGGCATTTTCAATGGATTTGCGGGTAATAATGTCACGGGGGCGAATATTTTTGCGGATTGCCTCCACCAGCACCTTGCCCGCCAACTCAGTGCTGTCAGCTTTTTCGGCATCTTCCGCCGTCATCGTTGAGGAATACATTAAACTCATGCCCATGGCCTCAAAGGCCGAGGACATCGTATTGGCTGTGAACATCCCGCCACAGGAGCCCGCCCCCGGACAGGCATGGTGTTCAATGGCATGGAGCGTTGCCTCATCCATTTTGCCGGCACTAAACTGACCTACGGCCTCAAAGGCGCTGACAACCGTAAGGTCTTGCCCCTGCCAATGACCGGGCTTAATCGTACCCCCATAGACAAAAATGGCTGGAATGTTCATCCGTGCCATGGCAATCATGGCGCCAGGCATATTCTTGTCACAGCCACCGATCGCCAGCACCCCATCCATACTCTGGGCATTACAGACAGTCTCAATCGAATCAGCAATCACATCCCGCGAGACCAAAGAGTATTTCATCCCTTCAGTGCCCATGGAAATACCATCGCTGACCGTAATGGTGCCAAACAATTGCGGCATCCCTCCCGCGGCCCGAATTCCTGCTTCGGCGCGACTGGCAAGGGCAGCAATCCCCATGTTGCAGGGCGTAATTGTGCTGTGGGCACTGGCCACCCCCACAATGGGCTTGTTAAAATCCTCGTCACCAAAACCCACGGCTCGCAGCATGGCTCGGTTGGGGGTGCGTTGAATGCCTTCTGTGATGATGCGACTGCGCCAATTTTCTGCCATAGTGTTCTCGCGATCGGCCTAAACGTCAATAAAGCATCCTTCTATTTTCTCTCACCCGTGGGCGATCGCTCTATGGGCCAAGCCAAATAAACCCCTAAGGCAGCAAACAACCCTAGACCGGAAAGATACTTCACAGCGTTGGGAATCAGAGGATTGGGTGACCAAAAGCCCTCAATAATACCCGCAATCACCAGCAGTGGCACAATTCCAAACATCAGTTGCGCCGCTA is a window of Thermosynechococcus vestitus BP-1 DNA encoding:
- the ilvD gene encoding dihydroxy-acid dehydratase, which codes for MAENWRSRIITEGIQRTPNRAMLRAVGFGDEDFNKPIVGVASAHSTITPCNMGIAALASRAEAGIRAAGGMPQLFGTITVSDGISMGTEGMKYSLVSRDVIADSIETVCNAQSMDGVLAIGGCDKNMPGAMIAMARMNIPAIFVYGGTIKPGHWQGQDLTVVSAFEAVGQFSAGKMDEATLHAIEHHACPGAGSCGGMFTANTMSSAFEAMGMSLMYSSTMTAEDAEKADSTELAGKVLVEAIRKNIRPRDIITRKSIENAISVIMAVGGSTNAVLHFLAIAHSAEVPLTIDDFETIRQRVPVLCDLKPSGKYVTADLHRAGGIPQVMKMLLNAGLLHGDCLTITGETIAERLRHVPDTPDPNQDVIRPFDQPLYATGHLAILKGNLASEGAVAKISGVKNPQITGPARVFDSEEDCLDAILAGKINPGDVIVIRYEGPVGGPGMREMLAPTSAIIGAGLGDSVGLITDGRFSGGTYGMVVGHVAPEAAVGGTIALVQEGDSITIDAHRRLLQLNVSEEELAARRAKWQPPAPRYTRGVLAKYAKLVSSSSLGAVTDRFV